The following proteins come from a genomic window of Natronosalvus vescus:
- a CDS encoding ABC transporter substrate-binding protein: MGERRKFLKLAGVVGASALAGCMGGDDDEDDGNGTPDLGDDNGNGDDEPDEVTEGGTLRVGYEADLTGLDPHNISSVVSWNAIYNICETLITFDDGEAVGRLADDYDVDGTTYTFHLKEGVQFHDGYGEMTADDVVYSFERMMDEEASTSPDLLATVEDVRAVDEYEVEVELQETFGPFLQYLARVHWVIVPEDAVEEQGGNIDDFQEPVGTGPFAFEEYTPDNSLVMSAFDDYHVEDAPHVDEVELIITPDPDSRVLALQNDDLDFAREIPGRHAESLQNDDDTKVALSEATGWAMIHINCSEPPWDDPAVRRAAAHVIDRDAVIDAALFGFGSAGVQPFPEGNVWNYDLDNERWQDLEEAQRILEEAGNPLEGETLEIKVTSEYSIQEAMGEIIQANFAEIGVDVELNNQEWGTHLNDFVESNFGALSFSVPYKVDPDRHYYGFLVEDGYNKYNDEQPDADRVRELLELGRDELDEDERLDIYAELEGLVQEHVPWVSVAHTDDINGLRANVYGFEEWTLPYDRYWTMWVDE; the protein is encoded by the coding sequence GTGGGTGAAAGAAGAAAATTCCTCAAGCTGGCCGGTGTCGTCGGTGCCAGTGCGCTCGCGGGGTGTATGGGTGGTGATGACGATGAAGACGACGGTAACGGGACACCCGACCTCGGCGACGACAACGGCAACGGAGACGATGAACCTGACGAAGTAACCGAGGGTGGAACGCTTCGAGTCGGCTACGAAGCCGACCTGACGGGACTGGATCCGCACAACATTTCGAGCGTCGTCTCGTGGAACGCGATATACAACATCTGTGAGACACTGATCACGTTCGACGACGGTGAAGCGGTCGGTCGACTCGCCGATGACTACGACGTCGACGGAACGACGTATACGTTCCACCTGAAAGAGGGCGTTCAGTTCCACGACGGCTACGGCGAGATGACCGCCGACGACGTGGTCTACTCGTTCGAACGTATGATGGACGAGGAAGCCTCGACGAGTCCAGATCTGCTCGCGACCGTCGAGGACGTGCGTGCCGTCGACGAATACGAGGTCGAAGTCGAACTCCAGGAGACGTTCGGCCCGTTCTTACAGTATCTCGCCCGTGTCCACTGGGTCATCGTGCCAGAAGACGCCGTCGAGGAGCAGGGTGGGAACATCGACGACTTCCAGGAGCCGGTCGGCACCGGACCGTTCGCGTTCGAAGAGTACACCCCGGACAACAGCCTCGTGATGTCGGCGTTCGACGATTATCACGTCGAGGACGCCCCTCACGTCGACGAGGTCGAACTAATCATTACCCCGGATCCGGACTCGCGCGTACTGGCACTACAAAACGACGACCTCGACTTCGCTCGTGAGATTCCGGGTCGACACGCCGAATCCCTCCAGAACGATGACGATACGAAAGTCGCCCTGAGCGAAGCAACCGGGTGGGCAATGATCCACATCAACTGCAGTGAACCACCGTGGGATGATCCCGCCGTCCGACGCGCCGCTGCCCACGTCATCGACCGCGATGCGGTTATCGACGCCGCACTCTTCGGCTTCGGGTCGGCCGGTGTTCAGCCGTTCCCGGAAGGAAACGTCTGGAACTACGACCTCGATAACGAACGCTGGCAGGATCTCGAGGAAGCCCAGCGCATCCTCGAGGAGGCCGGAAACCCGCTCGAGGGCGAAACGCTCGAGATCAAAGTCACCAGCGAGTACTCCATTCAGGAAGCGATGGGCGAAATCATCCAGGCTAACTTCGCCGAAATCGGTGTCGACGTCGAACTCAACAACCAGGAGTGGGGTACTCATCTCAACGACTTCGTCGAATCGAACTTCGGTGCGCTGTCGTTCTCGGTTCCCTACAAGGTCGACCCCGACCGCCACTACTACGGGTTCCTCGTCGAAGACGGGTACAACAAGTACAACGACGAACAACCCGACGCCGACCGCGTCCGTGAGCTCCTCGAGCTTGGTCGCGACGAACTCGACGAGGACGAACGTCTCGATATATACGCCGAACTCGAGGGACTCGTCCAGGAACACGTTCCGTGGGTATCGGTCGCTCACACCGACGACATCAATGGCCTCCGTGCGAACGTTTATGGATTCGAGGAGTGGACGCTTCCGTACGACCGCTACTGGACGATGTGGGTCGACGAGTAG